From Treponema rectale, one genomic window encodes:
- a CDS encoding ABC transporter substrate-binding protein has translation MKRIPKKIIIIFITAAVLLAASRLFFLKKTFSLKSKESSKNEKLILGFSQIGSESAWRSRNTESIFEAAEKNGIQIIFKDAQQKQENQLKAIRSFIVCQVDVIAFVPIIEDGWDNVLQEAKDAGIPVILVDRQIKSDPSLYAGFIGENGIEEGKKAAEFLCRKFSKPHYDNSGRTGSKITPKKEINILELSGTHHSSVVIERAEGFRNVMKNNPEFKITATIDGDFLRSRGAEITENLIRTSVLNGQFRTDGLYYNNKKIDAIYSHNDSMTLGLLETIGAYGINTESTVIISVDAEQKSIDALKEGRLNCVVECNPNLGPILMELVKQIAEQKKIPRTTYIEETVFTEDDDFSKYTPRGY, from the coding sequence ATGAAACGTATTCCTAAAAAAATCATCATTATTTTCATCACTGCAGCAGTTCTTCTGGCAGCTTCAAGACTTTTCTTCCTTAAGAAAACCTTTTCATTAAAATCAAAAGAAAGCTCAAAAAATGAAAAACTCATTCTTGGATTTTCACAGATAGGTTCAGAAAGTGCCTGGAGAAGCAGAAATACAGAATCAATTTTTGAAGCAGCAGAAAAAAACGGAATACAGATTATCTTTAAAGATGCTCAGCAGAAACAGGAAAATCAGTTAAAAGCCATACGCTCCTTTATCGTATGTCAGGTAGACGTTATTGCTTTTGTTCCAATAATAGAAGACGGATGGGACAATGTCCTGCAGGAAGCAAAAGATGCAGGCATTCCCGTAATACTTGTAGACCGGCAGATAAAATCAGATCCTTCACTCTACGCAGGTTTTATCGGAGAAAATGGAATCGAGGAAGGAAAAAAAGCCGCAGAATTTCTATGCAGAAAATTCTCAAAACCTCATTATGACAATTCAGGACGGACAGGTTCAAAAATAACTCCTAAAAAAGAAATCAACATTCTGGAACTTTCAGGAACCCATCACTCTTCAGTAGTAATAGAAAGAGCTGAAGGTTTCCGCAATGTAATGAAAAACAATCCGGAATTTAAAATAACTGCAACAATTGACGGAGATTTTTTACGTTCCAGGGGAGCAGAGATTACAGAAAACCTCATCAGAACTTCAGTTCTTAACGGACAGTTCCGCACTGACGGACTGTATTACAACAATAAAAAAATTGATGCAATTTATTCCCATAACGATTCAATGACGCTGGGGCTTTTAGAAACCATAGGTGCTTACGGAATAAATACAGAAAGTACCGTCATCATTTCTGTCGATGCAGAACAGAAAAGCATAGACGCACTTAAAGAAGGCCGGCTGAACTGTGTAGTGGAATGCAATCCAAATCTTGGACCGATTCTCATGGAACTTGTAAAGCAGATTGCAGAACAGAAAAAAATTCCCCGGACAACATATATTGAAGAAACCGTCTTTACTGAAGATGATGATTTTTCAAAGTATACACCGAGAGGCTACTAA
- a CDS encoding RnfABCDGE type electron transport complex subunit B: MNTIIYTILVALFIGFILGMLLGLFKKIFAVKVDPKIEEIRAQLSGGNCGGCGYAGCDAFAAAVAKGEAPVTGCVAGGAACAAALSKIMGVEGGSLNPKVAFLACHGTKECALDKCIYEGVQTCKAAELSAHGTKKCAFGCIGLGDCVEACQFGALSMGPEGLPVVDRSKCTGCGKCVKTCPKHLFILMNADTKGSIAMCSCKSDNKPQIRKDCTSGCFKCGMCARKCPEQCIDLSSGIPAVDYAKCTSCGECIKACPDKVLHLFQEL; this comes from the coding sequence ATGAATACAATCATCTATACAATTTTAGTTGCATTATTCATTGGGTTTATCTTAGGCATGCTGCTTGGACTTTTCAAAAAAATCTTCGCAGTTAAAGTAGATCCTAAAATTGAAGAAATACGTGCTCAGCTTTCCGGAGGAAACTGCGGAGGCTGCGGATATGCCGGATGTGATGCATTTGCTGCTGCAGTTGCAAAAGGAGAAGCACCGGTTACAGGCTGTGTAGCCGGTGGAGCTGCCTGTGCTGCAGCGCTTTCAAAAATCATGGGAGTTGAAGGCGGTTCTCTTAATCCTAAGGTTGCTTTCCTTGCCTGTCACGGAACAAAGGAATGTGCCCTGGACAAATGCATTTATGAAGGAGTCCAGACCTGTAAGGCCGCAGAACTTTCTGCTCACGGAACAAAAAAATGTGCTTTCGGCTGCATCGGTCTTGGAGACTGTGTGGAAGCCTGCCAGTTTGGTGCTCTTTCCATGGGTCCTGAAGGACTTCCTGTTGTTGACAGAAGTAAATGTACAGGCTGCGGTAAATGTGTTAAAACCTGCCCTAAGCATCTGTTCATTCTTATGAATGCAGATACAAAAGGAAGCATTGCCATGTGTTCCTGCAAGTCTGACAACAAACCTCAGATCAGAAAAGACTGTACCAGCGGATGTTTCAAATGCGGAATGTGTGCAAGAAAATGTCCGGAACAGTGCATTGATCTTTCTTCAGGAATACCGGCAGTTGATTATGCAAAATGTACCAGCTGCGGAGAATGTATAAAAGCATGTCCTGACAAAGTGCTTCATCTTTTCCAGGAATTATAA
- a CDS encoding electron transport complex protein RnfA, whose amino-acid sequence MSDMIQLFIKSAIVDNVVFIQYLAICPFIGMTSETGKATGMGLATTFVIILATAVTWPLYKFVMIPLGLEFLQTLFFILVIASLVQLVEFYLKKSAPGLYSSMGVYLALITTNCAVLGVTINCIGKNYNYGQSIIYALGAAAGFLLSMVIMSGVRSRIKTARIPASFKGTPILYIAAGLLSLAFLGFKGLIK is encoded by the coding sequence ATGAGCGATATGATTCAGCTTTTTATAAAATCAGCAATTGTAGATAATGTTGTTTTCATTCAGTATCTTGCAATCTGTCCTTTTATCGGAATGACTTCTGAAACTGGAAAAGCAACAGGCATGGGTCTTGCAACGACTTTCGTAATCATTCTTGCAACGGCAGTTACGTGGCCTCTGTATAAATTCGTAATGATTCCCCTGGGGCTGGAATTTCTTCAGACACTGTTTTTCATTCTTGTAATTGCCTCCCTTGTTCAGCTTGTAGAATTCTATCTTAAGAAGTCAGCACCTGGACTTTACAGTTCCATGGGAGTTTATCTTGCCCTCATTACAACCAACTGTGCCGTACTTGGAGTTACAATCAACTGCATCGGAAAAAACTACAATTACGGACAGAGCATCATTTATGCTTTGGGTGCTGCAGCAGGATTCCTTCTGAGTATGGTAATCATGAGCGGAGTAAGAAGCCGTATTAAAACTGCAAGAATTCCTGCAAGCTTTAAGGGAACTCCAATCCTTTACATTGCAGCCGGTCTTCTTTCTCTGGCATTCCTTGGATTCAAGGGATTGATAAAATAG
- the rsxE gene encoding electron transport complex subunit RsxE, which produces MNRKIQILTNGFVKENPLLVLNIGLCSSLGVTTSIFNGLGMGMGMLFVLLMSEIVISILRKNIPSSIRLPVFIIIIAAFTTIVQLVLNAYMESLYDALGVFLPLIVVNCIIMGRVESFASKNSTGDSILDALGMGLGYTFVLLIISFLRELLGGGTLLSGTPYMVTLIPENFRFGIFNSAPGGFLAFGFLGALVQGLKNHRAAKGASK; this is translated from the coding sequence ATGAACAGAAAAATACAGATACTTACCAACGGATTTGTAAAAGAAAATCCGCTTCTCGTCCTTAACATAGGACTTTGCTCTTCTCTTGGCGTAACCACAAGTATTTTCAACGGACTTGGAATGGGAATGGGAATGCTGTTCGTACTCCTTATGAGTGAAATCGTAATAAGCATTCTGAGAAAAAACATTCCGTCTTCAATAAGACTTCCTGTTTTCATCATCATCATTGCAGCCTTTACTACAATAGTTCAGCTCGTGCTTAATGCATATATGGAAAGTCTCTATGACGCACTGGGAGTTTTCCTTCCGCTCATAGTCGTAAACTGCATCATTATGGGACGTGTTGAATCTTTTGCTTCAAAAAATTCAACAGGTGATTCTATTCTTGATGCCCTTGGAATGGGTCTGGGTTACACCTTCGTTCTTCTCATCATCTCTTTCCTCAGGGAACTTCTGGGCGGAGGAACGCTTCTTTCCGGAACACCGTACATGGTTACCCTCATACCGGAAAATTTCCGCTTTGGAATTTTCAACAGTGCACCGGGCGGCTTTCTTGCCTTCGGATTTTTAGGAGCACTTGTTCAGGGATTAAAAAACCACAGGGCTGCAAAGGGGGCTTCTAAATGA
- a CDS encoding FMN-binding protein: MKEKNGIFSMVKLGLILAVYASVSCFVLALVNNFTAPKIKQNQIEKINSAMKEFFPDDGYVFEEVKDFEQSARGTIKIESVYLAKKDGVIEGGAVQVSGPTYDTATIFAGIRKDGTIQGIKFLKLTDSPGFGLKANDPTYTLSKSGLTFYGQFEGMNVNDGFTVNETFEAISGATITSAGIGTLLSEGSACLLKEFAK; encoded by the coding sequence ATGAAAGAAAAAAACGGTATTTTTTCTATGGTAAAGCTCGGACTCATTCTTGCTGTATACGCATCAGTTTCCTGCTTTGTTCTTGCACTGGTCAATAATTTTACCGCACCAAAAATCAAGCAGAATCAGATTGAAAAAATTAATTCGGCAATGAAGGAATTCTTTCCTGATGACGGATATGTCTTTGAGGAAGTAAAGGATTTCGAGCAGTCTGCCCGGGGAACTATTAAAATCGAAAGCGTTTACCTGGCAAAAAAAGACGGAGTAATCGAGGGCGGTGCAGTTCAGGTTTCAGGACCAACCTATGACACTGCAACAATTTTTGCAGGAATAAGAAAAGACGGAACGATACAGGGAATTAAATTCCTGAAGCTTACGGATTCTCCGGGATTCGGTCTTAAAGCAAATGATCCGACTTATACACTGAGTAAAAGCGGTCTCACTTTTTACGGACAGTTTGAAGGCATGAATGTAAATGACGGCTTTACCGTCAACGAAACTTTTGAAGCTATAAGCGGTGCAACAATTACAAGTGCCGGAATCGGTACACTTCTGTCAGAAGGAAGTGCATGTCTTCTCAAGGAGTTTGCAAAATGA
- a CDS encoding RnfABCDGE type electron transport complex subunit D — MSQIHISSSPHFTLGSSTQKIMLCVLIAMLPEVAYGTYLFGLHALAVVLVSAAGCIVFEALFQILTKQKVVVSNLSAAVSGVLLALVLPPSTPLWMVLCGDLVAVVIAKGLFGGIGSNVFNPALTGRAFLFISFPAAIGSSWTLPKGVDAVTSATNADAVSSATVLSQIKSGALVPSKSDWLDFFIGTKAGCIGETSVMLLLASFLFLLITRIIDWRAPLAMIATAALSTFIYSSASAASFMAGAKDTLTALLTGGLVFGAVFMVTDYATTPVTKPGRLVFGFGCGLITFLIRNFGGYPEGVMFSILIMNAVAPFLNNLTQRMYGYGKKGHRLPEPKKIVQTFDLTSAREEEVK; from the coding sequence ATGAGTCAGATTCATATTTCATCCAGCCCTCATTTTACGCTGGGCTCTTCAACACAGAAAATAATGCTTTGTGTTCTTATAGCAATGCTCCCGGAGGTTGCATACGGAACATATCTGTTCGGACTTCACGCCCTTGCCGTAGTTCTTGTATCTGCAGCAGGCTGTATTGTTTTTGAAGCCCTGTTCCAGATTCTTACAAAACAGAAGGTTGTTGTTTCAAACCTTTCTGCTGCGGTATCAGGAGTACTTCTTGCCCTTGTCCTTCCTCCTTCCACCCCTTTATGGATGGTTTTATGCGGAGACCTGGTTGCAGTCGTAATAGCAAAAGGTCTGTTCGGCGGAATCGGAAGCAACGTATTTAACCCTGCTCTTACAGGAAGGGCGTTTTTATTTATAAGCTTTCCTGCTGCAATCGGCTCTTCATGGACTCTGCCAAAGGGAGTTGATGCCGTAACTTCTGCAACAAATGCAGATGCAGTATCTTCCGCAACAGTTCTTTCACAGATAAAGTCAGGAGCCCTTGTTCCTTCAAAAAGCGACTGGCTTGATTTCTTTATCGGAACAAAAGCCGGCTGTATCGGAGAAACCTCTGTAATGCTTTTACTTGCATCCTTCCTCTTTCTTCTGATTACACGAATAATCGACTGGAGGGCTCCTCTTGCAATGATTGCTACTGCAGCCCTTTCAACCTTCATTTATTCTTCAGCCTCAGCCGCAAGTTTCATGGCAGGAGCAAAAGATACCCTCACTGCCCTTCTTACCGGAGGTCTTGTTTTCGGTGCAGTCTTCATGGTAACAGACTATGCAACGACACCAGTTACAAAACCGGGACGTCTCGTATTCGGTTTCGGATGCGGACTAATAACCTTCCTCATAAGAAACTTCGGAGGATATCCGGAAGGAGTAATGTTCAGCATACTCATCATGAATGCAGTAGCACCGTTCCTCAATAACCTGACACAAAGAATGTACGGCTACGGAAAAAAAGGCCACAGGCTTCCTGAACCAAAAAAAATCGTACAGACTTTTGATCTTACAAGTGCAAGGGAGGAAGAAGTAAAATGA
- the rsxC gene encoding electron transport complex subunit RsxC yields MKMHTFKGGIHPQEMKELSNRCAITPFFPSSKTVTIPVTMGGAPNTPLVKPGDSVSRGQIIADGDRPMNCPVHSSVSGKVKKIQNCLVTGNMQVPCIIIEADEENRTSFMEPLDPFTCEPEKALERIRNAGIVGMGGASFPAHIKLNPPADKEILYVLVNAAECEPYLTCDERTLQETPEKVIDGLAIILRLTGAAGIIALEDNKAYIKPLLEKEIEAKGYGDDINICIVKTKYPQGSEKFIVESCLGVEIPSGKLPADAGCIISNVGTVCAISDAFRLGMPLIERALTISGGAVKTPCNVRVPIGTLVSEIAADNVSEDCVKIISGGPMMGFAMSSMDFPVAKGTSGVTFLTEKETFLTNENQCISCGRCVSTCAMHLSPVLIVRELDAGNIDKAKRFGLMDCIECGCCAFVCPANIRLVQRFRLGKAIVRSQMVKK; encoded by the coding sequence ATGAAAATGCACACATTTAAAGGCGGAATACATCCGCAGGAAATGAAGGAACTTTCAAACAGATGTGCAATCACACCGTTTTTTCCTTCCAGCAAAACAGTCACAATACCGGTAACAATGGGAGGAGCTCCAAATACCCCTCTTGTAAAACCGGGAGATTCAGTAAGCAGGGGACAGATTATTGCAGACGGCGACAGGCCTATGAACTGTCCGGTTCATTCCTCTGTATCGGGAAAAGTCAAGAAAATCCAGAACTGTCTTGTAACAGGCAACATGCAGGTTCCATGCATCATCATTGAAGCAGATGAAGAAAACAGAACCAGCTTCATGGAACCCCTTGATCCTTTTACCTGCGAACCGGAAAAGGCACTTGAACGCATCAGAAACGCAGGAATAGTCGGAATGGGAGGTGCAAGTTTTCCTGCACATATAAAACTCAATCCTCCTGCTGACAAGGAAATTCTTTATGTTCTTGTAAATGCAGCTGAATGCGAACCATACCTTACCTGCGATGAACGCACTCTTCAGGAAACTCCGGAAAAAGTAATAGACGGACTTGCAATAATACTTCGTCTTACGGGAGCAGCAGGAATCATTGCCCTTGAAGACAACAAAGCCTACATAAAGCCCCTTCTTGAAAAAGAAATAGAAGCAAAAGGATACGGAGATGATATAAACATCTGCATCGTAAAAACAAAGTATCCCCAGGGGTCTGAAAAATTTATCGTAGAATCCTGTCTCGGAGTTGAAATTCCAAGCGGAAAGCTTCCTGCAGATGCGGGCTGCATAATTTCAAACGTAGGAACCGTATGTGCCATCAGCGATGCCTTCAGACTGGGCATGCCGCTTATAGAAAGAGCCCTTACGATTTCAGGAGGAGCAGTAAAAACTCCGTGCAATGTACGGGTACCAATTGGAACGCTTGTAAGCGAGATTGCTGCTGACAATGTAAGCGAAGACTGCGTAAAAATAATTTCCGGCGGACCGATGATGGGCTTTGCCATGAGCAGTATGGATTTTCCTGTAGCAAAAGGAACCAGCGGCGTTACTTTCCTTACGGAAAAAGAAACATTCCTTACAAACGAAAACCAGTGCATAAGCTGCGGAAGATGTGTCTCAACATGTGCAATGCACTTAAGTCCGGTTCTTATTGTCCGGGAACTTGATGCCGGCAACATAGACAAAGCAAAACGATTCGGCCTCATGGACTGTATTGAATGCGGCTGCTGTGCATTTGTATGTCCTGCAAACATTCGTCTTGTCCAGAGATTCAGACTCGGAAAAGCAATCGTTCGTTCACAAATGGTAAAAAAATAA
- the ndk gene encoding nucleoside-diphosphate kinase, whose translation MSTRCFTMLKPGILNRRLVGEVISRLEKKGLKLIGLKLMNISTELAQEHYAEHKGKPFYDPLVDYITSGPVVAMVWQGDDCVTLVRKLAGSTKPSDAQPGTIRGDFCVHTSNNVIHASDSDESAVREINLFFKPEELIDWEDQAAIWY comes from the coding sequence ATGAGTACAAGATGTTTTACAATGTTAAAGCCTGGAATCTTAAACCGCAGGCTTGTTGGCGAAGTTATCAGTCGCCTCGAGAAAAAAGGCCTCAAACTTATAGGCCTAAAGCTGATGAACATCAGCACTGAACTTGCACAGGAACATTATGCTGAACACAAAGGCAAGCCTTTCTATGACCCGCTGGTTGACTACATTACAAGCGGACCTGTTGTTGCAATGGTATGGCAGGGCGACGACTGTGTTACTTTAGTCAGAAAACTTGCCGGTTCAACAAAACCGTCTGACGCACAGCCGGGAACAATACGCGGAGACTTCTGCGTTCATACATCAAACAATGTCATTCACGCAAGTGACAGTGATGAAAGTGCAGTACGCGAAATCAACCTTTTCTTTAAGCCGGAAGAGCTTATAGACTGGGAAGATCAGGCTGCAATCTGGTACTGA
- a CDS encoding DUF2259 domain-containing protein, with product MKRFFMIAAAALISLSLYAGDAAVYEDLGFSQDGKTYLFGQYGKTDKDFQGWAEIYTVDVAENDYVKNEVYKTDPKELAKDASGKQAFNTLLERTEWKRSKYKAHPSKPEELLYLRETDSKKSTDEIVFRDFESEAERFYRIQLVPEYEGSGKNVRSKYYIDVKLTTKDGGILDRWKVGTPDLKRKGITSYLIDRIFTSKDKESLVIVVQKTLEDDKGTSIRYMVETLRFTGKN from the coding sequence ATGAAAAGATTTTTTATGATTGCAGCAGCAGCTTTGATTTCATTATCACTTTACGCAGGAGATGCAGCTGTTTATGAAGACCTGGGATTTTCGCAAGACGGAAAAACATACCTTTTCGGACAGTACGGCAAGACTGACAAAGACTTTCAGGGATGGGCAGAAATATACACAGTTGATGTAGCAGAAAACGATTATGTAAAGAATGAAGTTTACAAAACAGACCCGAAAGAACTGGCAAAGGATGCTTCCGGAAAACAGGCTTTCAATACCCTTCTCGAGCGTACAGAATGGAAGCGTTCAAAGTATAAGGCGCATCCTTCAAAGCCGGAAGAACTTCTGTACCTGAGAGAAACTGACAGCAAGAAATCTACTGATGAAATTGTATTCAGGGACTTTGAAAGCGAAGCAGAAAGATTTTACAGAATTCAGCTGGTTCCGGAATACGAAGGTTCAGGAAAAAACGTCCGCTCTAAATATTACATCGATGTAAAACTGACGACAAAAGACGGAGGCATTCTTGACAGATGGAAGGTAGGAACTCCGGACCTCAAAAGAAAAGGAATTACTTCCTATCTCATCGACAGGATTTTTACCAGCAAAGACAAGGAAAGTCTGGTCATTGTAGTTCAGAAAACCCTGGAAGATGATAAGGGTACTTCCATCCGTTACATGGTAGAAACCCTCAGGTTTACAGGAAAGAACTGA
- a CDS encoding diacylglycerol/polyprenol kinase family protein gives MTIRRRLNGILSRQKINTITKEVFRKSIHLCSSFVPFFLSLAYRPVIVLLILAVIFYSVCEILRLKGYTIPLITEVTTAAARKRDENKFVKGPVTLCTGIILTALLFDSVSSTVGILALAFGDGLASLCGKLFGKVTIPFTQGKTVAGSLACFTAIFISCAAVCYYCGIEGSGKALIIAGTGMLIEVMPLKDMDNIIIPITLGALFSFIA, from the coding sequence ATGACAATCAGGCGGCGCTTAAACGGAATTCTTTCACGACAGAAAATCAACACGATTACAAAGGAAGTATTCCGTAAATCAATACATCTTTGCAGTTCCTTCGTTCCATTCTTTCTCAGCCTTGCTTACAGGCCTGTCATCGTTCTACTGATACTTGCAGTAATTTTTTACTCTGTCTGTGAAATTCTCAGACTCAAAGGCTACACCATTCCCCTTATAACGGAAGTAACGACTGCAGCAGCAAGAAAACGGGATGAAAATAAATTTGTAAAAGGACCGGTTACCCTTTGTACAGGCATTATATTGACAGCCCTTCTTTTTGATTCTGTAAGTTCAACTGTGGGAATTCTGGCCCTTGCCTTCGGAGACGGACTTGCAAGTTTATGCGGAAAGCTTTTCGGAAAAGTAACGATACCCTTTACCCAGGGAAAGACAGTTGCCGGAAGTCTTGCCTGCTTTACGGCAATATTTATATCCTGTGCGGCAGTCTGTTATTACTGCGGAATTGAAGGAAGCGGAAAAGCCCTGATCATTGCCGGAACGGGAATGCTTATCGAAGTAATGCCCCTTAAAGACATGGACAACATAATAATTCCCATAACCCTGGGAGCCCTTTTCTCTTTTATCGCCTGA